One Phaseolus vulgaris cultivar G19833 chromosome 2, P. vulgaris v2.0, whole genome shotgun sequence DNA window includes the following coding sequences:
- the LOC137809150 gene encoding uncharacterized protein produces MCCPGASLEKSEGELAEQMEKLNLLQTEHNQFQAELNRLQVEKEALEKQLASRDSTIEELERAKKELIAERGIQDSTIKKLEQAKGKLIDGIVIKCFANPDSLITESPIPSPRQEAPTEEPAKEGGDENQQQAPTMPLQAANLPLEVTRMWEPLSAKLKTIAEDIPAIITRAVEGSTRKLQDDLFNLKTENSTMRVKQVEELEQHNKGLKEQAEELEKQIAELKKQIEDLNLSSAQILAAGFEAAREQFACLFPDLDLSMVSLNNEVVDGKVVPAED; encoded by the exons ATGTGCTGCCCGGGAGCATCGCTGGAGAAATCCGAGGGGGAGCTAGCTGAACAGATGGAAAAGCTCAACCTTCTCCAAACCGAGCATAACCAGTTTCAGGCTGAGCTGAACAGGCTTCAGGTGGAGAAGGAAGCTCTCGAGAAGCAGCTAGCCTCTAGGGACTCCACGATTGAAGAGCTGGAGAGGGCCAAGAAGGAGCTCATCGCGGAGAGGGGAATTCAGGACTCCACAATCAAAAAGCTGGAGCAGGCCAAGGGGAAGCTTATCGATGgtatt GTCATCAAGTGTTTTGCTAACCCCGATTCTttgatcactgaatccccgattccgtcaccacgccaagaagcgcctactgaagaacctgctaaggaaggtggcgacgagaaccaacaacaggctccCACAatgcctctacaagcagcaaacctccctctcgaggttacaaggatgtgggagcctctttCTGCCAAACTGAAGACGATAGCGGAAGACATCCCCGCCATCATAACCAGAGCCGTGGAGGGCTCCACCAGGaaactccaggacgacctcttcaacctcaaaactgaaaacagcaccatgagggtcaag caagttgaagagctggagcagcataATAAAGGGCTGAAAGAACAAGCTGAAGAACTCGAGAAACAGATTGCAGAGCTcaagaagcaaattgaagatcTCAATCTGAGTtccgcccaaattctggctgccggattcgaggctgcacgggaacagttcgcctgcttgttccctgatctggatctcagcatggtgtcactgaataatgaagtggtggatggaaaagtggtgcccgccgaagactga
- the LOC137809151 gene encoding uncharacterized protein produces MTQVMDMMRTLQENLVASRSKQERMHEALVASQAKNEKLNRINEELRKAIQEREERVVGSKSAPPSPPRSLPMPFSQEIMDSVVPANTVAVKASFTGVEDPEVHLTAFHTQMMLSGGSDAVYCKVFMSTLSGTALDWFVSLPTGHITTFEQFSKMFVEQYIVNKAPPLVSYDLFDVRQYQGESLKDFLNKFGAQIVRLPGKDEEMFVHAFKKGVLPGLFSESLISSHPATFAEIRRRAVAHIAAESEVSEKRGNVAPAKPRAQTRVQPQRVMEAAAEKRDQRMRHPYDPNKSKGKGSGRPRETNRPPRYEFVMGLADLIAIPNIAARLKVPEKTTEKVLGEKPDTWCEFHKSFGHSINSCLALGYQLAELVKCGFLKDYLLEKQAGQSAGSQPPGNEGQQHEVPVHGEIHTIAGGFSGGGCTASQRKKYARSVMSVEVFEDHSPDVDITFTKGDLRDVVRHDNNPIVISLVTEGRTVHRVLVDEGSSADVMFWPTFEKLQLSPEQLRPYGASLYGFAGDQVEVRG; encoded by the coding sequence ATGACACAGGTGATGGATATGATGAGGACGTTGCAGGAGAACCTGGTTGCATCACGTTCTAAACAAGAAAGaatgcacgaggcgctggtggcctcgcaagctaAAAATGAGaagctcaacaggatcaacgaagaaCTGCGTAAAGCTATTCAAGAACGGGAGGAGCGCGTGGTCGGGAGCAAATCcgcacccccatccccaccacgTAGCTTACCCATGCCATTCtctcaagagatcatggactcggtggtcccAGCCAATACAGTGGCGGTGAAGgcgtctttcactggggtggaAGACCCTGAGGttcatctcacggcgtttcacactcagatgatgctctcggggGGGTCGGACGCGGTTtactgtaaggtgttcatgagcactcttagTGGGACAGCGTTGGATTGGTTTGTCAGTTtacctactggccacattaccacgtttgaacagttttccaagatgtttgttgagcagtatatagtgaacaaggcaccaccattggtgtcttatgacctgttcgacgtgaggcagtaccaaggggagtccctgaaggatttcctgaacaaaTTCGGAGCTCAGATAGTCCGCTTGCCAGGTAAAGACGAGGAAATGTTTGTacatgccttcaagaagggtgtGTTGCCCGGACTCTTTAGTGAGTCGCTTATCAGtagtcaccccgccacgttcgctgaaatccggcgacgtgccgtggctcacatcgccgctgaAAGCGAAGTCTCTGAGAAAaggggaaacgtggccccaGCTAAGCCGCGCGCCCAGACGAGGGTCCAGCCGCAAAGAGTAATGGAGGCAGCGGCGGAGAAGAGGGACCAGAGGATGCGTCATCCTTATGACCCTAACAAGAGTAAGGGGAAGGGGTCGGGGCGGCCCAGAGAGACTAATCGCCCACCAAGGTATGAGTTCGTGATGGGGTTGGCtgatctgatcgccatcccgaatatcgctgccaggctcaaagtgcctgagaagacGACAGAAAAGGTTTTGGGTGAAAAACCAGACacgtggtgtgagttccacaagagctttggccactccatcaactcgtgtttggctttgggtTACCAACTCGCCGAGTTGGTCAAGTGTGGATTCCTGAAAGATTACTTGCTGGAAAAGCAAGCGGGCCAATCAGCAGGTTCCCAACCACCGGGCAATGAAggacagcagcacgaggtgcccgTCCACGGCGAGAtacacaccatagctggtggattctcAGGTGGAGGGTGCACTGCATCTCAACGcaagaagtacgcgaggtcggtgatgtcagtggaagtttttgaggatcactcacccgacgtggacatcacgttcaccaaaggAGACCTTAGGGACGTTGTACGTCACGACAAcaaccctattgtgatctcgcttgtcacggagggaaggactgtccaccgggtactggtcgacgaaggaagctcggcagatgtaatgttttggccgacttttgaaaagttacaactgtcccccgaacaactgaggccatatggggCCTCCTTGTACGGTTTCGCCGGCGATCAAGTGGAGGTAAGGGGGTGA